The nucleotide window GAAGCATACGAGAAGCTTCTTAACGATGCAATTCACGGTGATGCAACAAACTTTACACACTGGGATGAAGTTGCACTATCCTGGAAATTTGTTGATGTAATCTCTGAAGCATGGAAAGAAGATACAAGCAGTGAGTTTGAGCTGTATCCTGCCGGTTCTATGGGACCAAAGGCTGCTGATGATCTGCTGGCACAAGATGGCTTCCACTGGTGGCCAATCGGAGATGACAGTGACTATTCTATATAATAAAAAACCGAGCCTCGGCTCGGTTTTTTGTTTAGCAGCTAAGCCACATATGCTGTTTTTACTTCCATTGTGTATGGAAAGTTCCTTCTTTATCAATACGCTTATACGTATGTGCACCGAAGTAATCGCGTTGCGCTTGCAGTAAATTTGCAGGCAGAGTGGCTGTGCGATAGCTGTCGTAGTAAGAAACAGCTGCTGAGAATGCTGGCACTGGAATTCCTTGTTGTACCGCAGCTGCGATAATTGTACGTAACCCCCCTTGGTACGCTTCTACAATTTCTTTAAAATATGGGTCAAGAAGCAGATTTGGCAGGTCTGCTTGACGTTCGTAAGCTTCTTTAATATTTTGTAGGAATGCCGCACGAATGATGCAACCGCCTCTCCAAAGCATAGAAATACTTCCAAAGTCAAGGTTCCATCCGTACTCTTCAGACGCCGCCTTCAATTGTGTGAAGCCCTGTGCGTAGGAACAAATCTTGCTCATGTATAACGCTTGACGAACAGCCTCAATTAATTCTTCTTTGCTTAAGCCTAGTGGTAACTTTTCAGGGCCTGCCAACACTGTACTTGCATGAATACGCTCTTCTTTTAAAGCGGAGATGCAGCGCGCGAATACAGACTCTGTGATAATTGGCAAGGAAACGCCTAAATCAAGCGCACTTTGGCTTGTCCATTTTCCTGTACCTTTTTGACCAGCTTTATCTAAGATCATGTCAACAAGCGGCTTTCCTGTTTCGTCATCAATCTTTGTAAAGATATCTGCTGTAATTTCAATTAAGTAGCTATTTAACTCACCTTTGTTCCACTCTGCAAAAATCTCGTGAAACTCTTGCGCACTCAGATTAAGTGTTTGTTTAAGGAAGAAATATGCCTCACAGATAAGCTGCATATCGCCATATTCAATACCGTTATGCACCATTTTAACGTAATGTCCCGCTCCGTCTGGACCGATATATGAACAGCAAGCCTCACCATTGACCTTTGCTGCAATGTTCTCAAGCATATCCTTTACTTTTTCATAGGCTTCCTTTTGACCACCAGGCATGATGGAAGGACCTTTTAGAGCGCCCTCTTCACCGCCGGATACACCAGCACCGATGAAGTTAACACCTTTTTCCGCAAGCTTTTTATTGCGGCGAACCGTGTCTTCAAAGTACGTGTTACCACCGTCGATAAGGATATCGCCCGCATCTAAGTAAGGAAGTAAAGAATCAATTGCTTTATCTGTAATTTCACCTGCATTTACCATCAATAAAATTTTGCGTGGCAATTCTAAGGAATCGATAAAAGTCTGAACTTCACTTGTACCTACCAAGTTTTTTCCAGTATTTTCAGCGATAATCGCGTCAACTCTTTCTTTTGAGATATCATAAAGGGCTACGGAATAACCTTTGCTTTCGAAGTTAAGCGCTAGACTTTTTCCCATAACACCTACACCGACAACTCCAATTTGTTGTTTTGGCATAATATTCATTCCTTCCTATGTATGTTGTCCCTTATATATTATAGTACCATATGGGCTAAAGTGAAATTTAAACTTCGCCACTTACACATTTTCTTCATTTCTTTATTATGCTCTTTCCAATACTTCCTTATCTCGCAATAAGAATTTTTTCATTTCTTTGGTATGTAAAGGTGGACTAAAAAAGTAACCCTGTCCCATGGTACATCCATGTTTCATTAAAAACTCAACCTGTT belongs to Ectobacillus sp. JY-23 and includes:
- the gndA gene encoding NADP-dependent phosphogluconate dehydrogenase; the protein is MPKQQIGVVGVGVMGKSLALNFESKGYSVALYDISKERVDAIIAENTGKNLVGTSEVQTFIDSLELPRKILLMVNAGEITDKAIDSLLPYLDAGDILIDGGNTYFEDTVRRNKKLAEKGVNFIGAGVSGGEEGALKGPSIMPGGQKEAYEKVKDMLENIAAKVNGEACCSYIGPDGAGHYVKMVHNGIEYGDMQLICEAYFFLKQTLNLSAQEFHEIFAEWNKGELNSYLIEITADIFTKIDDETGKPLVDMILDKAGQKGTGKWTSQSALDLGVSLPIITESVFARCISALKEERIHASTVLAGPEKLPLGLSKEELIEAVRQALYMSKICSYAQGFTQLKAASEEYGWNLDFGSISMLWRGGCIIRAAFLQNIKEAYERQADLPNLLLDPYFKEIVEAYQGGLRTIIAAAVQQGIPVPAFSAAVSYYDSYRTATLPANLLQAQRDYFGAHTYKRIDKEGTFHTQWK